Proteins encoded by one window of Microplitis demolitor isolate Queensland-Clemson2020A chromosome 6, iyMicDemo2.1a, whole genome shotgun sequence:
- the LOC103570648 gene encoding uncharacterized protein LOC103570648: MRDFLRVFLFKLELFIIKFILNYYRNSLTNKNKIKIGKDSTNSNILSQINREVVKINYRITERVKVYKIDRKIEEDKSAVKSNELVYNAYNQLQIKKDSEEKLSINFPISCKKKIINAGYRLDKIIDDEPPEPRELEDEMAKVDKKNLTREEYYIKLAKLHIKYDCIPQAIRYYTLAIRRSPKKESLYCSRAKLQYERGNKRAYIDAYTELTPKLDPENNQLLLINCAKKLSKLLISEKNHSAALEAIEPIFHHCPHLLTEQEVGLYLHILLKLNKYNKCIDMFSKYTCIKIGYQVIDSKIEELNYSKNTVPTTAIRFCKIPRNTHIILKFTCIILFIDLGYINKVDCYIDELLTLENIKIYSNHIMDLVKSLMRKQNYSRARKFLKSLISYERYSELVIIWILYAECCVECFANEEFDASAPDESTADPIIRSIWPIVIGNCCIGDKWRKLGFIYREHGFEEQAVVCFSKAISIDPKNPEVYDKISNIR; the protein is encoded by the exons ATGCGTGATTTCTtaagagtttttttatttaaacttgaattatttattatcaaatttattttaaattattatagaaatagtttaactaataaaaataaaataaaaataggtaaaGATTCTACAAATAGTAATATATTGTCTCAAATTAATAGAGaggttgtaaaaataaattatagaattaCTGAGCGagttaaagtttataaaattgacagaAAAATTGAAGAAGATAAAAGTGCGGTGAAGTCAAATGAATTAGTTTATAATGCGTACAATCAAttgcaaattaaaaaagatagtGAAGAAAAGTTATCTATCAATTTTCCGatttcatgtaaaaaaaaaataattaatgctgGTTATCGGcttgataaaattat AGATGATGAACCACCAGAACCAAGAGAATTAGAAGACGAAATGGCTaaagttgacaaaaaaaatttaactagaGAAGagtattacataaaattagcaaaattacacataaaaTACGATTGTATTCCTCAAGCAATCCGTTATTACACTCTAGCTATCCGCAGAAGCCCTAAAAAAGAATCACTTTACTGTTCACGCGCTAAATTACAGTACGAAAGAGGAAATAAACGCGCTTACATCGACGCTTACACAGAACTGACACCAAAACTTGACCCGGAAAATAACCAATTGCTTTTGATCAACTGCGCCAAGAAATTGTCCAAGCTATtaatatcagaaaaaaatcattccgCTGCTCTCGAGGCAATCGAACCGATTTTCCATCACTGCCCACATTTGCTCACAGAACAAGAAGTCGGtctatatttacatatattattaaaacttaataaatataataaatgtatagaCATGTTTTCTAAATACACATGTATCAAAATTGGGTACCAAGTGATTGACtcaaaaattgaagaattaaattacagtaaaaatacaGTTCCTACTACAGCAATTAGATTTTGTAAAATTCCGCGGAATActcacattattttaaaatttacttgtattattttatttattgacttgggttatattaataaagttgATTGTTATATTGACGAGTTATTAACTTtagaaaacataaaaatttatagcaaCCATATTATGGATTTGGTAAAATCGCTAATGAGGAAACAAAACTATAGCAGAGctcgtaaatttttgaaatcgttGATAAGCTATGAAAGGTATTCTGAGTTGGTGATAATTTGGATTTTGTATGCTGAGTGTTGCGTTGAATGTTTTGCTAATGAAGAGTTTGATGCTTCGGCACCTGATGAATCGACTGCGGATCCGATAATTCGCTCAATTTGGCCAATAGTTATTGGAAATTGTTGTATTGGTGATAAGTGGAGGAAACTGGGATTTATTTACCGAGAGCATGGGTTTGAAGAGCAAGCGGTTGTTTGCTTCTCAAAAGCTATTTCGATCGATCCTAAAAATCCGGAggtttatgataaaatatcgAATATAAGATAA
- the LOC103570647 gene encoding nucleosomal histone kinase 1, whose translation MAANKKKPRKANGYKMPDPIREGEILQDLNKNQWILGKSIGTGGFGEIYSASPYGKSSSKSYNSVIKIEPHGNGPLFVEMHFYMRNSKPDDIESWRSKKKLSHLGMPKFLGSGSHEYQSQRYRFLVMERYGKDLWKLFIENGRKFSLPMVVNYSLQIIDVLEYIHSRTYVHADIKGANLLMDLKDDSRIYLVDFGLASHYTSKNFKIDPKKAHNGTIEYTSRDAHAGVPTMRGDFEILLYNVIQWLCGKLPWEGILKDCSAVQRAKEKAFEDIDTFLGEMFSKEVPGFVNDFMKFVGKLKFNEAPDYNKCREIFEAGKSLKGKANGVKVEKKKKKDTVEEIKEEVVKKRERVRTPKQEKKVQADTPRRKSPRVKPQVSLDDSTVGIVVDRKREKLKDVKAMIEAMDDDSDTEYDVMITKKKKVEKKGRKIKKSTDSGGESEAEVMPKGTKSRQAKISKMSRQVTADSDEDMFD comes from the exons atggcggccaataaaaaaaaaccacgtAAAGCTAATGGATACAAAATGCCAGATCCAATACGCGAGGGTGAAATTCTtcaggatttaaataaaaatcaatggaTTCTTGGTAAATCAATAGGAACTGGTGGATTTGGTGAAATATATTCAGCGTCACCTTATGGTAAGTCATCATCAAAGTCATATaattcagtaattaaaatagaacCACATGGTAATGGTCCATTATTTGTTGAAATGCATTTTTATATGAGAAATTCGAAGCCAGATGACATTGAATCTTGgcgtagtaaaaaaaaattatctcattTGGGTATGCCAAAATTTTTGGGATCTGGTTCACATGAATATCAGTCGCAGCGTTATCGTTTTTTGGTAATGGAACGTTATGGTAAAGatttatggaaattatttattgaaaatggaCGTAAATTTTCATTGCCAATGGtagttaattattcattacaaataattgacGTCCTGGAGTATATTCACAGTCGTACGTACGTACACGCTGATATTAAGGGAGCAAATTTATTGATGGACTTAAAAGATGACTCACGAATTTATCTAGTCGATTTTGGTCTTGCGTCTCATTAtacgagcaaaaattttaaaattgatccTAAGAAAGCTCATAATGGAACTATTGAGTACACAAGTCGTGATGCTCATGCTGGGGTTCCAACAATGAGAGGAGATTTTGAGATCTTGTTGTATAATGTCATTCAGTGGCTGTGTGGAAAGCTGCCGTGGGAAGGAATTTTGAAAGATTGCTCGGCAGTTCAGAGAGCGAAGGAAAAAGCTTTTGAGGATATTGATACTTTCTTGGGTGAGATGTTTAGTAAAGAGGTTCCGGGTTTCGTTAACGATTTCATGAAATTCGttgggaaattaaaatttaatgaggcGCCGGATTATAATAAGTGTAGAGAAATTTTTGAGGCgggaaaaagtttaaaaggaAAGGCTAATGGAGTTAAAGTcgagaagaaaaagaagaaggatACGGTTGAAGAAATTAAGGAAGAAGTGGTAAAGAAAAGAGAAAGAGTCAGAACACctaaacaagaaaaaaaagtccaaGCGGATACGCCAAGAAGAAAAAGTCCTAGAGTTAAACCTCAAGTGTCTTTGGATGACAGCACTGTGGGGATTGTTGTTGATAGAAAAAGAGAGAAGCTTAAAGATGTTAAGGCTATGATTGAAGCTATGGATGATGATTCTGATACTGAATATGATGTTATGATTACCAAAAAGAAGAAGGTTGAGAAAAAAGGCAGGAAGATCAAGAAGTCGACGGATTCTGGGGGTGAATCAGAAGCTGAG GTCATGCCAAAAGGTACCAAATCCCGGCAAGCAAAAATATCTAAGATGAGTCGTCAAGTAACCGCAGATTCTGATGAAGATatgtttgattaa
- the LOC103570646 gene encoding ribosome quality control complex subunit NEMF homolog, whose amino-acid sequence MKTRFDTYDLVCSIAELQKLIGMRVNQIYDIDHRTYLIRLQRSEEKRVLLLESGNRIHTTAFEWPKNVAPSGFSMKMRKHLKNKRLESLTQIGCDRIVDLQFGSNEAAYHVILEVYDRGNIILTDYELTTLNILRPHTEGDKIRFAVREKYPVDRAHLTTMPSPEVIRSKLVSAKTGEPVKKILNPLCEFGSALIDHALLSNGFESNCKVGKSFFLDKDFDRLVAALNQANDLIEQAKTTPSKGYIIQKKESKATGDSGEFILANVDFHPYLLEQFKNQPFKEFDSFDLAVDEYFSTMEGQKLDLKALAQERDALKKLENVKKDHDQRLAGLEANQELDKRKAELIILNQELVDNAILAIQSALANQMPWPDIQVLISEAQVRGDHVAKAIKALKLETNHISVYLTNPYDADSDSNYEDEGEGEDENGQKKRELEPMTIDIDLAHSAYGNALRYFDQKRSAAKKHQKTIESQGKALKSAERKTKQTLKEVQAIHTINKARKVYWFEKFYWFITSENYLVIGGRDMQQNELIVKRYLRAGDLYVHADLTGASSIVIKNPSGNPVPPKSLAEAGTMAVVYSVAWDAKVVAGAWWVHSDQVSKTAPTGEYLTTGSFMIRGKKNYLPPCQLVMGLAFLFRLEDGSIERHRGERRFRGLEDEEFSVAGDDNVNDVEIELDSDDNDSDGKEDYVNADTAGKEEGSSDTKVLEAIDEGDSESDDETLFPDTQIKLDLTGSKVKLLIDNKRPLEPEEEIVYLGDDKPVVVKHSLKIKPKANQRVIENRQDLEVNRDLTKQENKIEPVKQEPVKLKRGQKAKLKKIKEKYKDQDEEDRRIIMEMMKPNPAREEKRNRKKKNVNLDKNQQKKKGGKAPAPRPVPEGGEDDDEDVGPAPELDMLDQFTGKPVDEDELLFAVPVIAPYSTVLNYKFKVKLMPGTGKRGKAAKTALAMFLKDKSTTAREKDLLKAVKDEVVARNIPGKVKISAPQAQRLKK is encoded by the exons atgaagacTCGATTTGACACATACGACTTAGTATGTTCTATTGCAGAATTACAaaa attaattGGAATGCGAGTAAACCAAATCTACGACATCGACCACCGGACATATCTGATCCGCCTGCAACGGAGCGAAGAAAAGAGAGTCTTGCTTCTAGAATCTGGTAACCGGATTCACACAACAGCTTTTGAATGGCCTAAGAACGTCGCGCCTTCAGGATTCAGCATGAAAATGCGtaagcatttaaaaaataagcgTCTTGAATCACTGACCCAGATTGGTTGTGATCGGATAGTTGATCTACAGTTCGGTAGCAATGAAGCAGCTTACCACGTGATTCTTGAAGTTTATGACCGTGGTAACATAATTCTGACCGATTACGAACTAACTACTCTAAATATTTTACGTCCTCACACCGAGGGCGACAAAATAAGATTCGCCGTTCGCGAAAAGTATCCCGTTGACCGAGCCCACTTAACGACAATGCCCTCTCCTGAAGTAATTCGTTCAAAATTAGTTTCCGCAAAAACCGGAGAGccggttaaaaaaattctaaaccCTCTTTGCGAATTCGGTTCTGCATTAATTGACCACGCGCTTTTATCAAACGGTTTCGAATCTAATTGTAAAGTTGGCAAAAGCTTTTTCCTGGACAAAGACTTTGACCGATTGGTGGCCGCATTAAATCAAGCAAATGATCTAATAGAGCAAGCTAAGACAACTCCTTCAAAAGGTTACATCATTCAAAAGAAAGAATCCAAAGCAACTGGAGATTCTGGAGAATTCATATTAGCAAATGTTGATTTCCATCCGTATCTATTAGAGCAGTTCAAAAATCAGCCTTTTAAAGAATTTGATAGCTTTGATCTAGCAGTCGATGAGTATTTCTCGACAATGGAAGGCCAGAAGCTGGACCTAAAAGCTCTGGCACAAGAGCGTGATGCTCTTAAAAAACTTGAGAATGTAAAGAAAGATCACGATCAACGTCTAGCTGGACTGGAAGCTAATCAAGAGCTTGATAAACGCAAAGCTGAGTTGATCATATTAAACCAAGAATTGGTAGACAATGCAATACTTGCAATCCAGAGTGCGTTAGCTAACCAAATGCCTTGGCCGGATATCCAAGTTCTGATCAGCGAAGCCCAAGTCAGAGGTGATCATGTTGCTAAAGCTATCAAGGCGTTAAAATTAGAAACCAATCACATTTCTGTTTATCTGACTAATCCTTATGATGCTGATTCTGATTCAAATTATGAGGATGAAGGTGAAGGTGAAGATGAAAATGGACAGAAGAAAAGAGAACTGGAACCCATGACTATAGACATTGATCTAGCACATTCGGCTTACGGAAACGCGCTGCGTTATTTTGATCAGAAACGTTCGGCTGCTAAGAAACATCAGAAGACAATTGAATCCCAAGGCAAAGCTTTGAAATCTGCTGAACGAAAGACCAAACAAACATTAAAAGAAGTCCAGGCAATTCATACCATTAACAAAGCAAGAAAAGTTTACTGGTTTGAAAAGTTTTACTGGTTCATTACCAGCGAGAACTATTTGGTAATTGGCGGTCGCGATATGCAACAGAATGAATTGATTGTAAAACGTTATTTACGTGCTGGCGATTTGTATGTTCACGCGGATCTTACCGGTGCCAGttcaattgttattaaaaatcctaGTGGGAATCCCGTGCCACCAAAGAGTTTAGCCGAGGCGGGAACGATGGCAGTTGTGTACAGCGTGGCCTGGGATGCAAAGGTCGTCGCGGGTGCTTGGTGGGTACACAGTGATCAAGTTTCTAAAACAGCACCTACTGGAGAGTATTTGACGACTGGTTCCTTCATgattagaggaaaaaaaaattatttaccgcCTTGTCAGTTGGTTATGGGACTGGCGTTTTTGTTTAGACTAGAGGATGGAAGTATTGAAAGACATCGAGGTGAAAGGAGATTCAGGGGTCTAGAAGATGAAGAGTTCAGTGTTGCTGGTGATGACAATGTTAACGATGTAGAGATTGAACTGGACTCTGATGATAACGACTCTGATGGTAAAGAAGATTACGTCAATGCAGATACTGCCGGTAAAGAAGAAGGAAGTTCTGATACTAAAGTATTGGAAGCTATTGATGAAGGTGATTCTGAGTCAGATGATGAAACATTATTTCCTGATACTCAAATAAAATTGGATTTAACTGGATCTAAAGTTAAGTTACtgattgataataaaagaCCTTTGGAGCCGGAAGAAGAAATTGTATATTTAGGTGATGACAAACCTGTTGTTGTAAAGCattctttgaaaataaaaccaaaagcTAATCAAAGGGTGATAGAGAATCGGCAAGATCTTGAAGTTAATAGAGATTTAAcaaaacaagaaaataaaatcgaacCAGTAAAACAGGAACCGGTAAAATTGAAACGAGGACAGAAAgctaaattgaagaaaataaaagaaaaatataaggaTCAGGATGAGGAGGACAGAAGAATAATAATGGAGATGATGAAACCTAATCCTGCGAGAGAAGAAAAGAGGAATAGAAAAAAGAAGAATGTCAATCTTGATAAGAATCAGCAGAAGAAAAAAGGAGGTAAAGCTCCAGCTCCTAGACCAGTTCCCGAAGGAggtgaagatgatgatgaagatgtTGGGCCAGCTCCTGAATTGGATATGCTTGATCAGTTTACTGGCAAGCCCGTTGATGAAGACGAATTGCTGTTTGCTGTACCGGTTATTGCGCCTTATTCTACTGTCTTGAATTACAAGTTTAAGGTTAAGTTAATGCCAGGAACGGGAAAAAGGGGAAAGGCTGCTAAAACCGCACTAGCGAtgtttttaaaagataaatcaACAACTGCGAGGGAGAAAGATTTGCTGAAGGCGGTTAAGGATGAAGTTGTGGCCAGAAATATTCCAGGAAAAGTCAAAATCAGTGCGCCCCAAGCTCAGAGATTAAAGAAGTGA
- the LOC103570650 gene encoding 40S ribosomal protein S16, whose translation MQKTKQKEPIHSVQVFGRKKSATAVAYCKRGRGILRVNGRPLENIEPIVLQYKLQEPILLLGKDKFSGVDMRIRVSGGGHVAQIYAIRQAMSKALVAYYQKYVDEASKKEVKDILIQYDRTLLVADPRRCEPKKFGGPGARARYQKSYR comes from the exons ATGCAGAAg ACAAAGCAAAAGGAACCCATCCACTCAGTCCAAGTTTTCGGACGTaag aaaagtGCAACGGCTGTAGCTTACTGCAAACGTGGTCGTGGTATTTTACGTGTAAATGGCAGACCATTGGAGAATATTGAACCAATTGTACTCCAATACAAATTACAAGAACCAATTCTTCTTCTCGGCaag gaCAAATTTTCAGGTGTTGACATGCGCATACGTGTAAGCGGTGGTGGTCATGTAGCACAAATTTATGCTATCAGACAAGCTATGTCCAAGGCACTTGTTGcttattatcaaaaat atGTCGATGAAGCAAGTAAAAAAGAAGTCAAGGATATCCTTATCCAATACGATCGTACATTACTTGTAGCTGACCCAAGACGTTGTGAGCCCAAGAAATTCGGTGGTCCCGGTGCGAGAGCACGTTACCAAAAATCGTACCGTTAA